A portion of the Vespula vulgaris chromosome 14, iyVesVulg1.1, whole genome shotgun sequence genome contains these proteins:
- the LOC127069207 gene encoding protein ABHD13 isoform X1 yields MSFRMKLARSRPIRLLGGIAMKHWIFSGAYVLTCFLLYWLYGGIFTFFLFCFANIGLLYHREDKLLYHPESPAHSRVYVPAPSIFNLPYENVYTRSGDGTMLHMFFISQPEDRAKKVPTLLFLHGNAGNIGHRLQNVVGLYRNIQCNILMLEYRGYGLSQGSPSEKGLYMDARAGIDYLTSKTNINTDEIIVFGRSLGGAVAIDLATKEENTRRIWCLILENTFTSIPDMAAFIGSRFFQYLPLFLYKNKYLSIFKIRSMIVPTLFISGLADTFVPPRMMQELYKNCKSKYKKILPISGGTHNETWCQSGYYENICSFLNELRENPSIQVTSDHWQIDDI; encoded by the exons ATGTCTTTTCGTATGAAACTCGCTCGTAGTCGACCTATTAGACTATTAGGTGGTATCGCTATGAAACATTGGATATTTTCTGGAGCATATGTTCTTAcctgttttttattatactggTTGTATGGTggtatttttactttcttcctcttctgtTTCGCTAATATAG gtttattatatcatagGGAAGATAAGCTGCTCTATCATCCTGAATCACCAGCTCATTCTCGTGTTTATGTTCCTGCTCCTTCTATATTCAATCTACCttatgaaaatgtatatacgcgTTCAGGCGATGGTACTATGCtacatatgttttttatttctcaaccTGAAGATAGGGCAAAGAAGGTCCCAACCTTACTTTTTCTCCATGGAAATGCTGGAAATATAGGACATAG ACTTCAAAATGTTGTTGGTCTCTACCGTAATATTCAGTGCAATATCCTAATGCTGGAATATAGAGGCTATGGATTATCGCAAGGTTCACCATCTGAAAAAGGATTATATATGGATGCTCGTGCAggaattgattatttaacttcCAAAACCAATATTAATACTGATGAAATTATTGTCTTTGGTAGATCACTGG GTGGAGCAGTAGCAATTGATTTAGCAACTAAGGAAGAAAATACAAGAAGAATTTGGTGTCTTATACTTGAAAATACATTTACAAGTATACCTGATATGGCAGCATTTATAGGATCAagattttttcaatatctaccactttttttatataaaaataag tatttatctattttcaaaatacGATCGATGATAGTACCAACATTATTTATCTCTGGCTTAGCAGATACATTTGTACCACCACGAATGATGCAAgaactttataaaaattgtaaaagtaaatataagaaGATTCTTCCAATTTCTGGTGGTACACATAATGAAACATGGTGTCAATCTggatattatgaaaatatatgttcttttttgAATGAATTAAGGGAAAATCCATCAATCCAGGTAACATCGGATCACTGGCAAATAGATgatatttag
- the LOC127069207 gene encoding protein ABHD13 isoform X2 encodes MSFRMKLARSRPIRLLGGIAMKHWIFSGAYVLTCFLLYWLYGGIFTFFLFCFANIGLLYHREDKLLYHPESPAHSRVYVPAPSIFNLPYENVYTRSGDGTMLHMFFISQPEDRAKKVPTLLFLHGNAGNIGHRLQNVVGLYRNIQCNILMLEYRGYGLSQGSPSEKGLYMDARAGIDYLTSKTNINTDEIIVFGRSLGGAVAIDLATKEENTRRIWCLILENTFTSIPDMAAFIGSRFFQYLPLFLYKNKALFIYFQNTIDDSTNIIYLWLSRYICTTTNDARTL; translated from the exons ATGTCTTTTCGTATGAAACTCGCTCGTAGTCGACCTATTAGACTATTAGGTGGTATCGCTATGAAACATTGGATATTTTCTGGAGCATATGTTCTTAcctgttttttattatactggTTGTATGGTggtatttttactttcttcctcttctgtTTCGCTAATATAG gtttattatatcatagGGAAGATAAGCTGCTCTATCATCCTGAATCACCAGCTCATTCTCGTGTTTATGTTCCTGCTCCTTCTATATTCAATCTACCttatgaaaatgtatatacgcgTTCAGGCGATGGTACTATGCtacatatgttttttatttctcaaccTGAAGATAGGGCAAAGAAGGTCCCAACCTTACTTTTTCTCCATGGAAATGCTGGAAATATAGGACATAG ACTTCAAAATGTTGTTGGTCTCTACCGTAATATTCAGTGCAATATCCTAATGCTGGAATATAGAGGCTATGGATTATCGCAAGGTTCACCATCTGAAAAAGGATTATATATGGATGCTCGTGCAggaattgattatttaacttcCAAAACCAATATTAATACTGATGAAATTATTGTCTTTGGTAGATCACTGG GTGGAGCAGTAGCAATTGATTTAGCAACTAAGGAAGAAAATACAAGAAGAATTTGGTGTCTTATACTTGAAAATACATTTACAAGTATACCTGATATGGCAGCATTTATAGGATCAagattttttcaatatctaccactttttttatataaaaataaggcat tatttatctattttcaaaatacGATCGATGATAGTACCAACATTATTTATCTCTGGCTTAGCAGATACATTTGTACCACCACGAATGATGCAAgaactttataa